From one Conexibacter woesei Iso977N genomic stretch:
- a CDS encoding Rid family hydrolase produces MHTLRSGSPFEELASYSRATRIGDLVSVAGTAATDATGTCHGDVREQTAECIRCALEGAAALGAAREDVFRTRVYLLAGADWRSAVEAHGEAFRGINPANTTLHVAELIPKDCLVEVELDAIATRDVVTL; encoded by the coding sequence ATGCACACGCTCAGAAGCGGCAGCCCCTTCGAGGAGCTCGCGTCCTACTCCCGCGCGACCCGGATCGGCGACCTCGTCTCCGTCGCCGGGACCGCCGCGACCGACGCGACCGGCACCTGCCACGGCGACGTGCGCGAGCAGACCGCCGAGTGCATCCGCTGCGCGCTCGAGGGCGCCGCCGCGCTCGGCGCCGCCCGTGAGGACGTCTTCCGCACCCGCGTCTACCTGCTGGCCGGCGCCGACTGGCGCTCCGCGGTCGAGGCCCACGGCGAGGCGTTCCGCGGCATCAACCCCGCCAACACCACGCTGCACGTCGCCGAGCTGATCCCGAAGGACTGCCTCGTCGAGGTCGAGCTCGACGCGATCGCCACCCGCGACGTGGTGACGCTGTGA
- a CDS encoding response regulator transcription factor produces MELRAGICEDDDELRGVVRRALEREGFAVVAVATGADAVRSFAGDGGGSFDVLVLDVGLPDADGRDVCQALRAQGVATPVLFLTARDALPDRLSGFHAGGDDYLTKPFALAELLVRVQALVRRGPSAEPAPRDDGDAPALRLDPSAHAVLHEDVRIPLTPTEFRLLAALAARPGEVVRRATLVSAGWPEGAIVHDNTLDAYLARLRRKLRDAGVEQAIHTRRGLGYELR; encoded by the coding sequence GTGGAGCTGCGGGCCGGGATCTGCGAGGACGACGACGAGCTGCGGGGCGTGGTCCGGCGTGCGCTGGAGCGCGAGGGCTTCGCGGTCGTCGCGGTCGCCACGGGGGCGGACGCGGTGCGGTCGTTCGCGGGCGACGGCGGCGGGTCGTTCGACGTGCTGGTGCTGGACGTCGGGCTGCCGGACGCCGACGGGCGCGATGTGTGCCAGGCGCTGCGGGCGCAGGGCGTCGCGACGCCGGTGCTGTTCCTGACCGCGCGCGACGCGCTGCCGGACCGGCTGAGCGGGTTCCACGCCGGGGGCGACGACTACCTGACGAAGCCGTTCGCGCTCGCGGAGCTGCTGGTGCGGGTGCAGGCGCTGGTGCGGCGCGGGCCGTCCGCGGAGCCCGCACCGCGCGACGACGGCGACGCGCCGGCGCTGCGTCTCGATCCCTCCGCCCACGCGGTCCTGCACGAGGACGTCCGGATCCCGCTGACGCCGACGGAGTTCCGGCTGCTCGCCGCGCTGGCGGCGCGGCCGGGCGAGGTGGTCCGGCGGGCGACGCTGGTCAGCGCCGGGTGGCCGGAGGGCGCGATCGTCCACGACAACACGCTCGACGCGTACCTCGCGCGGCTGCGGCGCAAGCTGCGCGATGCGGGGGTCGAGCAGGCGATCCACACGCGGCGCGGGCTCGGGTACGAGCTCCGGTGA
- a CDS encoding sensor histidine kinase translates to MSFRNRLLVTSLVTLALGLGALLLVGNVLLDVRVHHETSTELRTRAEGLLATLVVDGSRVSVREGANDEVLDRRAWVLEGSRVVERPENVSSKLDATAVRLGRAAQAGEHDGPGDVSLRVEPVRGRDGRVVGAVVVGISTEPLEDLQQVVLLGSLVLALLVLLAGGLALRRAIDRALEPVARMTAEAEDWGAHDLDRRFGMGPPRDELTGLAATLDGLLARIAASRRHEQRFAAEVAHELRTPVAGIRGRAELAIDDDEDARTEALTSIVSQSERLTGAIDTLLAVARRELDPSASAVDMVSLAREIPDVELVVDGTPPLAEGEPDIIRRALAPLLDNAHRHASSRVTLELSSSAGTVQLAIRDDGPGMSPALGESAFDPGTRGTSPGSAGLGLPLSRRLIHSCGGTITLGPGPGGHFILTLPAVHGPTPE, encoded by the coding sequence GTGAGCTTCCGCAACCGGTTGCTGGTCACGTCGCTGGTGACGCTCGCCCTGGGGCTGGGCGCGCTGTTGTTGGTGGGGAACGTGCTGCTCGACGTTCGCGTACATCATGAGACGTCGACCGAGCTGCGGACGCGGGCCGAGGGGCTCCTGGCGACGCTGGTCGTCGACGGGTCGCGGGTGTCGGTGCGTGAGGGAGCCAACGACGAGGTGCTGGATCGGCGGGCGTGGGTGCTCGAGGGTTCGCGGGTGGTCGAGCGGCCGGAGAACGTGTCGTCGAAGCTCGACGCGACGGCGGTGAGGCTGGGGCGCGCGGCGCAGGCGGGCGAGCACGACGGGCCGGGCGACGTGTCGCTGCGCGTCGAGCCGGTCCGGGGACGTGACGGGCGCGTCGTGGGTGCGGTCGTCGTCGGGATCTCAACCGAGCCGCTGGAGGATCTCCAGCAGGTCGTGTTGTTGGGGTCGTTGGTCCTGGCGTTGTTGGTGTTGTTGGCGGGCGGGCTGGCGCTGCGACGGGCGATCGACCGGGCGCTGGAGCCGGTCGCGCGGATGACGGCCGAGGCCGAGGACTGGGGCGCGCACGACCTCGACCGCCGCTTCGGGATGGGGCCGCCGCGCGACGAGCTGACCGGGCTGGCGGCGACGCTGGACGGCCTGCTGGCGCGGATCGCGGCGTCGCGGCGCCACGAGCAGCGCTTCGCCGCGGAGGTCGCGCACGAGCTGCGGACGCCGGTGGCCGGGATCCGCGGGCGGGCCGAGCTGGCCATCGACGACGACGAGGACGCGCGGACGGAGGCGCTGACGTCGATCGTGTCGCAGTCGGAGCGGCTGACCGGGGCGATCGACACGCTGCTGGCGGTGGCGCGCCGTGAGTTGGATCCGTCGGCCTCAGCGGTCGACATGGTGTCCTTGGCCCGCGAGATCCCCGACGTCGAGCTCGTCGTGGACGGGACGCCCCCGTTGGCCGAGGGCGAACCCGACATCATCCGCCGCGCGCTGGCGCCGCTCCTGGACAACGCCCACCGCCACGCATCCTCCCGGGTGACCTTGGAGCTGTCGTCCTCCGCCGGCACCGTGCAGCTCGCGATCCGCGACGACGGCCCCGGCATGTCCCCCGCCCTCGGCGAATCCGCCTTCGACCCCGGCACCCGCGGCACCTCACCCGGCTCCGCCGGCCTCGGCCTCCCCCTCTCCCGCCGCCTGATCCACTCCTGCGGCGGCACCATCACCCTCGGCCCCGGCCCCGGCGGCCACTTCATCCTGACCCTCCCCGCCGTCCACGGCCCGACGCCGGAGTAA
- a CDS encoding cysteine desulfurase-like protein, translating to MSDTITYDVAAVRARFAALATNDTIFLDTPGGSQVPDAVRAAVSDAMRDAAANLGGTFATSQRVAEIVTGARAAAARFLHCSPDDTIFGQNMTTLNFSLSRACARDLKAGDEIVVTRLDHDASVSPWLEVAHDTGAVVKVVDIDEATATLDFTNLEAQLSDRTRVVAFSWAANSTGTLTDAKRVTALAHSFGALAWIDATHAAAHVHVDVEAIGADVLVCSPYKFCGPHLGLAYGRPEVLADWRPYKVRPAPSDPVARRFETGTLPYEQLAGLTEAINYWESVDATGAGHAHARALGQRLLDGLPDDARLIGPPTMDGRVPTFLLAFADRDATAVAETLVANNINAGASDSFYCMGLKDLIGDRGALRIGLFHYNTADEVDQTLAALAT from the coding sequence GTGAGCGACACCATCACCTACGACGTCGCCGCGGTCCGCGCCCGCTTCGCCGCGCTCGCGACCAACGACACCATCTTCCTCGACACCCCCGGCGGCAGCCAGGTCCCGGACGCGGTCCGCGCCGCCGTCTCCGACGCGATGCGCGACGCCGCCGCCAACCTCGGCGGCACGTTCGCGACCTCCCAGCGCGTGGCGGAGATCGTCACCGGCGCCCGCGCCGCCGCCGCGCGCTTCCTGCACTGCTCGCCCGACGACACGATCTTCGGTCAGAACATGACCACCCTGAACTTCAGCCTCTCGCGCGCGTGCGCGCGGGACCTCAAGGCCGGGGACGAGATCGTCGTGACGCGCCTGGACCACGACGCGTCGGTCTCGCCCTGGCTCGAGGTCGCCCATGACACCGGCGCCGTCGTCAAGGTGGTGGACATCGACGAGGCCACCGCCACGCTCGACTTCACCAACCTGGAAGCCCAGCTCAGCGACCGCACGCGCGTCGTCGCCTTCTCCTGGGCGGCGAACTCGACCGGCACGCTGACCGACGCGAAGCGCGTCACCGCGCTGGCGCACTCGTTCGGCGCGCTCGCCTGGATCGACGCGACCCACGCCGCCGCGCACGTGCATGTCGACGTCGAGGCGATCGGCGCCGACGTCCTCGTCTGCAGCCCCTACAAGTTCTGCGGCCCCCACCTCGGCCTCGCCTACGGCCGCCCCGAGGTGCTCGCCGACTGGCGCCCGTACAAGGTCCGTCCCGCGCCGAGCGACCCCGTCGCCCGCCGCTTCGAGACCGGCACGCTGCCCTACGAGCAGCTCGCCGGCCTCACCGAGGCCATCAACTACTGGGAGAGCGTCGACGCCACCGGCGCCGGCCACGCCCACGCCCGCGCGCTCGGCCAGCGGCTGCTCGACGGCCTGCCGGACGACGCCCGCCTGATCGGCCCGCCCACGATGGACGGCCGCGTCCCGACGTTCCTGCTCGCCTTCGCCGACCGCGACGCGACCGCCGTCGCCGAGACGCTCGTCGCCAACAACATCAACGCCGGTGCGAGCGACTCGTTCTACTGCATGGGGTTGAAGGACCTGATCGGCGACCGCGGCGCGCTGCGCATCGGCCTGTTCCACTACAACACGGCCGACGAGGTCGATCAGACGCTGGCCGCGCTGGCGACCTAG
- a CDS encoding M24 family metallopeptidase, whose product MSVEAPSVLMYADTTRSAELRNEVPHTVHDPFLYIEHGGSRYAVLRSLEVARMSEVEGMTALPLEDFGLDELMASGLSGDAAALEIAVRACSKLGVTRALVPPAFPVAHADRLRAAGVELVVDPEGFERRRRVKSPAQLAGIRRAQTAAEAAVAAVARMLYDSTPGSDGGLVLDWGPLTCERLKEGVAAAFQRNGCSGDDVIVAHGPQTCIGHHSGSGQVFAGEPVTVDLCPRDPETGCYTDITRTFVFGEVNDELALYWRLVDESLRDVLAAIRPGLPVAELHRISCAPFEREGQPTQLSKKPGTVLNEGFFHSLGHGVGLEIHEAPALNQNEDVLVVGDVIAVEPGCYRQGFGGVRLEDLVLVTETGGELLTDYPYELTPVLVERGAVAA is encoded by the coding sequence ATGAGCGTTGAGGCTCCGTCCGTCCTGATGTACGCCGACACCACCCGGTCGGCCGAGCTGCGCAACGAGGTCCCGCACACCGTGCACGACCCGTTCCTGTACATCGAGCACGGTGGGAGCAGGTACGCCGTGCTGCGGTCGCTCGAGGTCGCGCGGATGAGCGAGGTCGAGGGGATGACCGCGCTGCCGCTGGAGGACTTCGGGCTGGACGAGCTGATGGCCTCCGGGCTCAGCGGCGACGCCGCCGCGCTGGAGATCGCGGTGCGGGCGTGCTCGAAGCTGGGTGTGACGCGCGCGTTGGTCCCGCCGGCGTTCCCGGTCGCGCACGCCGACCGGCTGCGCGCGGCGGGGGTTGAGCTCGTGGTCGATCCCGAGGGGTTCGAGCGGCGCCGGCGCGTGAAGTCCCCGGCGCAGCTGGCGGGGATCAGGCGCGCGCAGACGGCCGCCGAGGCGGCGGTCGCCGCGGTCGCACGCATGTTGTATGACTCGACACCGGGCAGCGACGGGGGCCTGGTGCTCGACTGGGGGCCGCTGACGTGCGAACGCCTGAAGGAGGGCGTGGCGGCGGCCTTCCAGCGCAACGGCTGCAGTGGCGACGACGTGATCGTCGCGCACGGGCCGCAGACGTGCATCGGGCACCACTCGGGGTCCGGGCAGGTGTTCGCGGGGGAGCCGGTGACGGTCGACCTCTGCCCGCGCGATCCGGAGACCGGGTGCTACACGGACATCACGCGGACGTTCGTGTTCGGCGAGGTGAACGACGAGCTGGCGTTGTACTGGCGGTTGGTCGACGAGTCGCTGCGGGATGTCCTGGCGGCGATCAGGCCGGGGCTGCCGGTGGCGGAGCTGCACCGGATCTCGTGCGCGCCGTTCGAGCGCGAGGGGCAGCCGACGCAGCTGTCGAAGAAGCCGGGGACGGTGCTGAACGAGGGGTTCTTCCACTCCTTGGGGCATGGTGTAGGCCTTGAGATCCACGAGGCGCCGGCGTTGAACCAGAACGAGGACGTGCTGGTCGTCGGCGACGTGATCGCGGTCGAGCCGGGGTGCTACCGCCAGGGGTTCGGCGGGGTCCGGCTGGAGGACCTGGTGCTGGTGACCGAGACCGGGGGCGAGCTGTTGACCGACTACCCCTATGAGCTCACGCCGGTGCTGGTCGAGCGCGGCGCTGTCGCGGCGTGA
- a CDS encoding M20/M25/M40 family metallo-hydrolase has protein sequence MIDAYISEHRDRFVADWQTCCRFPSVSGARAAIEDCADWIEGRMAPLFDDVWRIEIEGQGPLVCGEWTGTGPGRLLIYTHYDVQPAGDAALWASDPFGAEIRDGKMYARGACDDKADVTARLQALEAWRASLGGERPPFTIIFISDPAEEIGSPGLAEALAANADRLHADACLWESFLRDEDGRPGIGFGCRGNLEATLSLRLLKADQHTAFASILRSAPLELMRAVSTLQDETGHITVEGWTAGALQPTTSQLTAARAIPLPRAAVTRDDGTNPFKPGDDESLATNLVFEPSMSVSRFIVGADNVGSVPAEASITLRFSLVPDQDPEHCLSALRAHLAAVASDITVEAGRMILPASSPMETPFATATISAAAEVFGEPAIYPVLIGAGPGRMVLDTLGAPVISPAGTLRPDGNMHGPNEHGAITDYLDHIRFTTHLLTHLATLGGPTA, from the coding sequence GTGATCGACGCCTACATCTCGGAGCACCGCGACCGCTTCGTCGCGGACTGGCAGACGTGCTGTCGGTTCCCGTCGGTGAGCGGGGCGCGGGCGGCGATCGAGGACTGCGCGGACTGGATCGAGGGGCGGATGGCGCCGCTGTTCGACGACGTGTGGCGGATCGAGATCGAGGGTCAGGGGCCGCTGGTCTGCGGCGAGTGGACCGGGACGGGGCCGGGCCGCTTGTTGATCTACACGCACTACGACGTGCAGCCCGCGGGCGACGCCGCGCTCTGGGCGTCGGATCCGTTCGGCGCGGAGATCCGCGACGGCAAGATGTACGCGCGGGGCGCGTGCGACGACAAGGCCGACGTGACGGCGCGGCTGCAGGCTCTGGAGGCCTGGCGCGCGTCGCTCGGCGGCGAGCGCCCGCCGTTCACCATCATCTTCATCTCGGATCCGGCCGAGGAGATCGGCTCGCCCGGTCTCGCCGAGGCGCTGGCGGCCAACGCCGACCGGTTGCACGCCGACGCGTGCCTCTGGGAGTCGTTCCTGCGTGACGAGGACGGGCGGCCCGGGATCGGCTTCGGCTGTCGCGGCAACCTCGAGGCGACGTTGTCGTTGAGGTTGTTGAAGGCCGACCAGCACACGGCCTTCGCCTCGATCCTGCGCTCCGCGCCGCTGGAGCTGATGCGCGCCGTGAGCACGCTGCAGGACGAGACCGGCCACATCACCGTCGAAGGCTGGACCGCAGGCGCGCTCCAGCCGACCACGTCGCAACTGACCGCCGCCCGAGCCATCCCTCTGCCACGGGCGGCGGTCACCCGCGACGACGGCACGAACCCCTTCAAGCCCGGCGACGACGAGTCCCTCGCCACCAACCTCGTCTTCGAGCCGTCCATGAGCGTGTCGAGGTTCATCGTCGGCGCCGACAACGTCGGCTCCGTGCCCGCGGAGGCGAGCATCACGCTGCGCTTCTCGCTGGTGCCGGACCAGGATCCTGAGCACTGCCTCTCAGCCCTCCGCGCCCACCTGGCCGCGGTCGCATCCGACATCACCGTCGAGGCAGGCCGGATGATCCTCCCTGCCTCCTCGCCGATGGAGACACCCTTCGCCACGGCGACGATCTCCGCCGCCGCCGAGGTCTTCGGCGAACCCGCCATCTACCCCGTCCTGATCGGGGCGGGCCCCGGCCGCATGGTCCTCGACACCCTTGGTGCACCCGTCATCTCACCCGCCGGCACCCTCCGCCCGGACGGCAACATGCACGGCCCCAACGAGCACGGCGCGATCACCGACTACCTCGACCACATCCGCTTCACCACCCACCTCCTGACCCACCTCGCCACCCTCGGCGGCCCTACCGCCTAA